The following proteins come from a genomic window of Alnus glutinosa chromosome 10, dhAlnGlut1.1, whole genome shotgun sequence:
- the LOC133879410 gene encoding glycine-rich protein DC7.1-like codes for MGSKAFLLLGLLLAIVLLVSSEVSPRDLAKTSSDQRKVGATKEANVVDDAKYGEFGGKPGGGYGGYTGDGYGGYQSGRSRDPRILRGRVGGEHPCRQYGYGLPSCPPADHDAETEAKPQN; via the exons ATGGGTTCCAAGGCGTTTCTTTTGCTAGGTCTTTTGTTGGCTATTGTTCTTCTCGTCTCTTCGGAGGTGTCACCGAGAGACCTGGCTAAGACTTCCTCTGACCAGAGAAAAG TGGGGGCCACCAAAGAGGCCAATGTGGTAGATGATGCCAAATACGGTGAATTTGGAGGAAAACCTGGTGGCGGATATGGGGGATACACAGGTGACGGATATGGGGGATACCAAAGTGGGCGATCTCGAGATCCTAGAATTCTTAGAGGTCGCGTCGGCGGCGAACATCCATGCAGACAGTACGGTTACGGTCTCCCCAGTTGTCCCCCTGCTGATCATGATGCAGAAACCGAAGCCAAGCCTCAAAACTAA
- the LOC133880698 gene encoding ankyrin repeat-containing protein BDA1-like — protein sequence MDPRLVKAALNGNTIELQKLLQEDSLLLERDSVALYPETALHIATMGGQTQFVRELLKLKPDFATRLNKDGFSAIHIASANGFVETVRELLKFSRELAHLKSSDGKTSLHCAAVTGRVRVIEEVIGFSPDCIGDVTQRGETVLHLAVKYNQFEAFKAMVDLSKQLNIKDILNAGDEDGNTVLHLAIARKQSQTVKLLLGGDGSQQEAVSANVTNKSGFTALDVSDVIQQMVGEPTDFIIRDLLLRAGALRGSEVEDEETTQVHHRQILVTTLPPQTLWQFLLHDISLLNPCRFWEMLAKEVKRSTSQTQNALLVVAVLIATITYQAILNPPNGIYYGSDYTAANISADLQEFIPFMVPNSIGFFASLAVIILVMDEFPLKALLGIAVRCMAASYVCGLLLIGPSGLNASRWAMTIIGMMVLMDLLRFGYWLVKRWSTEIRNRRIQRQRTFRVVSLANGAVASTGQESREHA from the exons ATGGATCCCAGGTTGGTGAAGGCAGCGCTTAATGGAAACACCATTGAACTGCAGAAATTACTTCAAGAGGACTCCCTCTTACTGGAGAGAGATTCAGTAGCCTTGTACCCTGAAACTGCCCTTCACATTGCAACCATGGGTGGGCAGACACAGTTTGTGAGGGAGCTACTGAAGCTTAAACCAGATTTTGCCACCAGACTCAACAAGGACGGGTTTAGCGCAATACACATAGCCTCCGCCAATGGTTTTGTGGAAACAGTGAGAGAGTTATTGAAGTTTAGCCGTGAGCTGGCCCATCTCAAGAGCAGCGATGGAAAGACTTCTCTTCATTGTGCAGCTGTAACTGGGAGGGTTCGAGTCATTGAGGAAGTGATTGGCTTTTCTCCCGACTGTATCGGAGACGTGACTCAAAGAGGCGAGACTGTGCTTCACCTAGCCGTGAAGTATAACCAATTTGAGGCCTTCAAAGCCATGGTTGATCTATCGAAGCAGCTGAACATAAAGGACATTCTGAATGCTGGGGATGAAGATGGCAACACTGTATTACACCTTGCAATTGCAAGGAAGCAGAGTCAG ACTGTGAAATTGCTACTTGGTGGTGATGGAAGCCAACAAGAAGCAGTCAGTGCGAATGTAACCAACAAGAGTGGCTTCACTGCTTTGGATGTGTCCGATGTCATACAGCAAATGGTGGGTGAACCCACTGATTTCATAATCAGGGATTTGCTTCTGCGTGCAGGAGCCTTAAGAGGTTCAGAAGTTGAAGACGAGGAGACTACTCAAGTTCATCACAGGCAGATCTTGGTGACGACACTACCTCCCCAAACTCTCTGGCAGTTCTTATTACATGATATTTCACTTCTGAACCCTTGTAGGTTTTGGGAAATGTTAGCAAAGGAAGTGAAAAGGTCAACCTCACAAACTCAAAATGCTTTGCTGGTTGTGGCTGTACTTATCGCAACTATAACCTACCAAGCCATACTAAATCCTCCCAATGGTATTTATTACGGCTCAGATTACACTGCTGCTAATATATCAGCCGATTTACAAGAATTTATTCCATTCATGGTTCCCAACTCTATTGGATTTTTTGCATCACTTGCGGTGATTATTTTGGTTATGGATGAGTTTCCACTCAAAGCATTGCTGGGGATCGCTGTGCGTTGCATGGCGGCAAGTTATGTTTGCGGGCTTTTGTTGATTGGACCTTCTGGTTTAAATGCTTCACGCTGGGCTATGACAATAATAGGAATGATGGTCCTCATGGACTTACTTCGGTTCGGCTACTGGTTAGTCAAGAGATGGTCCACTGAAATTAGAAACAGAAGAATCCAACGGCAGAGAACCTTTCGTGTGGTTTCACTTGCCAATGGTGCTGTTGCATCTACTGGTCAGGAAAGCCGTGAGCATGCATGA